One window of Nicotiana tomentosiformis chromosome 11, ASM39032v3, whole genome shotgun sequence genomic DNA carries:
- the LOC104102545 gene encoding actin-related protein 2/3 complex subunit 3, whose protein sequence is MVYHSSFIDEEGISKACGCPLLPLKSHIKGPAPVSEQDTTDIVDEAITFFRANVFFKNFDIKSSSDKLLIYLTLYINIALKRLEGCRTLAEGTKAIINLGLETVPVPGESGFPFPGLFTAAQSKKEAELFRNYLRQIREETSGRLLSVAYRHNGTPNKWWLAFAKRKFMNMILP, encoded by the exons ATG GTTTATCACTCCAGTTTTATTGACGAGGAAGGAATTAGTAAAGCTTGTGGATGCCCTTTATTACCTCTGAAAAGCCATATAAAGGGACCTGCTCCAGTTTCAGAACAAG ATACAACTGATATTGTTGATGAAGCAATCACATTCTTCCGAGCAAATGTCTTCTTCAAAAACTTTGATATTAAAAGCTCATCTGACAAGCTACTTATCTATTTGACATTGTATATCAACATCGCACTAAAGAGGCTTGAAGGCTGCAGAACTTTAGCTGAAGGAACCAAGGCTATCATCAACCTAGGTTTGGAAACGGTTCCTGTACCTGGAGAGTCAGGTTTTCCATTCCCAGGCTTATTTACTGCTGCCCAATCTAAAAAAGAAGCAG AACTATTCAGGAATTACCTAAGGCAAATAAGGGAGGAAACTAGTGGGAGATTATTAAGTGTTGCTTATCGACATAATGGAACTCCTAACAAATGGTGGTTAGCATTTGCCAAGAGAAAGTTTATGAACATGATTCTTCCTTGA
- the LOC104102544 gene encoding ubiquitin C-terminal hydrolase 22-like, translating to MSKNNHKIHLPIGKIQPGSENKNGSPSYTASGSCEHLSGFRSRVGSNPFINFRGCVKVRPLGRASICREPPNELVRCGACGHAPPRLYACVTCAEVFCRVHAPSHPAGNAADPSLHCIAVDIDRAELFCCGCRDQVYDSDFDAAVALAQTEATVIGSIQDPPPHPESTRKRRRVEYKPWTPDVKEQVLIVGNSSPLPSQLGNDSTTPEVQWGLRGLNNLGNTCFMNSVLQALLHTPPLRNYFLSDKHNRYFCQRKNSSVITRSSSDNGNKNSTMLCLACDLDAMFSAVFSGDRTPISPAKFLYSWWKHASNLASYEQQDAHEFFISVLDGIHERMQNDKGKALSPGSGDCCIAHRVFSGILRSDVMCTACGFTSTTYDPCIDISLDLELSQGSSSKMTSKKSHNTHKKEAESGKFSQNGRISSLMGCLDHFTRPEKLGSDQKFFCQHCQVRQESLKQMSIRKLPLVSCFHIKRFEHSVIKKMSRKVDHYLQFPFSLDMSPYLSSSILRSRFGNRIFSFDGDEQDASCESSSEFELFAVITHTGKLDAGHYVTYLRLSNQWYKCDDAWITQVSENIVRAAQGYMMFYVQKMLYYKASEKQVS from the exons ATGTCTAAGAACAATCATAAGATCCATTTGCCAATCGGTAAGATCCAACCCGGATCCGAAAATAAAAATGGGTCGCCTAGTTATACCGCTAGTGGTTCATGCGAGCATTTGTCGGGGTTCCGATCGAGAGTCGGGTCGAACCCGTTTATCAACTTCCGGGGCTGCGTGAAGGTCCGGCCATTGGGGCGTGCATCCATCTGCCGCGAGCCGCCGAATGAGCTGGTGAGATGTGGTGCATGCGGACACGCGCCGCCGCGGTTGTACGCCTGCGTCACGTGCGCCGAGGTATTCTGCCGCGTGCACGCGCCGTCACATCCGGCGGGAAACGCTGCGGACCCCTCGCTGCACTGCATCGCGGTGGACATCGACCGGGCCGAGCTGTTCTGCTGCGGGTGTAGGGACCAGGTGTACGATAGCGACTTCGACGCCGCCGTGGCACTAGCGCAGACGGAGGCCACCGTGATCGGATCAATACAAGACCCTCCGCCGCATCCGGAGAGCACGCGCAAGAGGAGGCGCGTGGAATACAAACCGTGGACGCCTGATGTGAAAGAGCAAGTCTTGATCGTTGGGAACTCGAGTCCGTTGCCGAGTCAGCTCGGCAATGACTCAACAACCCCAGAAGTACAATGGGGTTTGAGGGGCCTTAACAATCTTGGAAACACGTGTTTTATGAATTCAGTGCTTCAAGCATTGCTTCATACACCACCATTGAGGAATTACTTTCTGAGTGACAAGCATAACAGATATTTTTGCCAGCGAAAGAATAGCAGTGTTATAACAAGGAGTAGTAGTGATAATGGGAATAAGAACTCAACAATGCTGTGTTTGGCTTGTGATTTGGATGCAATGTTTTCTGCTGTTTTCTCTGGCGATCGGACCCCTATTAGTCCTGCAAAGTTCCTCTACAG CTGGTGGAAGCATGCATCAAATCTTGCAAGTTATGAACAGCAGGATGCTCATGAGTTTTTCATTTCCGTGCTTGATGGGATTCATGAAAGGATGCAGAACGATAAGGGAAAGGCGTTGAGTCCAG GTAGTGGAGACTGTTGCATTGCTCATAGAGTATTTTCTGGAATCTTGCGGTCTGATGTCATGTGTACAGCTTGTGGCTTCACATCTACTACATATGATCCATGTATAGACATCTCCTTGGACTTGGAACTGAGCCAGGGGAGTTCCTCAAAGATGACATCAAAGAAGTCTCATAATACTCACAAGAAGGAAGCAGAATCTGGAAAGTTTAGCCAAAACGGTCGAATTTCTTCGTTGATGGGATGTTTAGATCATTTCACAAGACCTGAGAAATTGGGTTCTGATCAGAAGTTCTTCTGCCAACATTGTCAAGTGAGACAGGAATCTCTTAAACAGATGTCCATAAGAAAATTGCCTTTGGTTTCTTGCTTCCATATCAAAAGGTTTGAGCATTCTGTGATTAAGAAAATGTCAAGGAAGGTTGATCACTACCTACAGTTTCCTTTTTCCTTGGACATGTCGCCTTACCTTTCTTCATCTATCTTGAGGAGTCGATTTGGAAATAGAATCTTCTCCTTTGATGGGGACGAGCAAGATGCGTCCTGTGAATCGTCCTCAGAGTTTGAGCTGTTTGCTGTCATCACCCATACCGGTAAACTTGATGCTGGTCATTACGTAACATATCTTAGGTTAAGTAATCAATGGTACAAATGTGATGATGCTTGGATCACTCAAGTGAGCGAAAACATTGTGAGAGCTGCGCAAGGATACATGATGTTCTATGTGCAGAAAATGTTGTATTACAAGGCTAGTGAAAAGCAAGTTAGCTAG